From a region of the Mytilus galloprovincialis chromosome 3, xbMytGall1.hap1.1, whole genome shotgun sequence genome:
- the LOC143069091 gene encoding uncharacterized protein LOC143069091 has translation MTTFHRLASSVCLFCLKVIGYISNTMPLPKSGSIPSPCWVVRYMLQKAFGNDKLSKLEFLTQFYHNDGLFCLDNKIYIFDQKLAQSAINKLEKGAEHYLNDSPLKDTFLGSSQKSPETRRAVASLFRKTSTEERASWIFQDTKRMCSKIRLKSLKSVNITNWSLRMALDIVGHVLFEIDLNALDGKQDELLECMVTILHKCYALNEISVDSEEFKRANESLDRITSNILQEALEKENTALQKRLVVQLYEACGFETAKDNMKLFLMAGTETTASSIPVIFSLLNDFPDIQQELRDEVENRWTEILTEPTTSLPKIESMMKEVLRLYPIAPFISRQNNVPVNLGNIYLDQHSDVIIFIWGIHRSPHHWKDSKVFKPFRFLGMESLQSNMYIPFGAGSRVCIGQHLAWIELRLVIANLLHEFTFSKNPATSDLKFVVDWVHAVVHPDKDMIFSLENVEHD, from the exons ATGACTACCTTTCACAGACTAGCGTCTTCAGTGTGTCTTTTCTGTTTAAAAGTGATTGGTTATATCAGCAATACG ATGCCATTACCAAAGAGTGGTTCTATTCCAAGTCCGTGTTGGGTTGTACGTTATATGCTGCAGAAGGCATTTGGGAATGACAAGCTTAGCAAGTTAGAGTTTCTTACACAGTTTTATCATAATGATGGTCTCTTCTGCCTTGATaacaaaatttacatatttgatCAGAAATTAGCACAATCAGCCATCAATAAACTAGAGAAGGGTGCTGAGCATTACCTAAACGATTCTCCACTTAAAGATACATTTTTAGGTTCATCCCAGAAAAGCCCGGAAACAAGACGCGCTGTTGCATCTTTGTTTAGAAAGACATCCACAGAAGAACGTGCATCTTGGATTTTTCAAGATACCAAAAGGATGTGTTCGAAAATACGACTGAAGTCactgaaatctgtaaatattacAAACTGGTCATTACGAATGGCTTTAGACATTGTTGGTCATGTACTTTTTGAAATAGATCTTAATGCTTTGGATGGCAAACAAGATGAATTATTAGAGTGTATGGTTACAATTCTCCACAAATGTTATGCGCTTAATGAAATTTCTGTAGATTCTGAAGAATTTAAACGGGCAAACGAAAGCTTAGACCGAATAACTTCCAACATACTCCAAGAAGCattagaaaaagaaaatacagCTTTGCAAAAAAGACTCGTGGTACAGTTATACGAAGCTTGTGGATTTGAAACA gCTAAGGATAACATGAAGTTGTTTTTAATGGCTGGAACAGAAACAACAGCTTCTTCAATTCCTGTTATTTTCTCTTTGTTGAATGATTTTCCTGATATTCAG CAGGAGCTTAGAGATGAAGTTGAAAACAGATGGACTGAAATATTGACAGAACCTACTACTTCTCTTCCAAAAATAGAAAGCATGATGAAAGAAGTTTTAAGGTTGTATCCTATTGCGCCTTTCATCAGCAGACAAAACAATGTTCCTGTAAATCTGGGCAATATTTACCTAGATCAACAT agtgATGTAATCATATTTATCTGGGGAATTCACAGATCTCCGCATCACTGGAAAGATTCAAAAGTTTTCAAACCATTCCGCTTTCTTGGAATGGAATCCTTACAGTCCAACATGTATATaccatttggagcaggatctcgAGTGTGTATTGGTCAACACTTGGCTTGGATAGAACTTCGTTTAGTTATAGCAAACTTATTGCATGAATTTACGTTTTCAAAGAACCCAGCAACTTCAGATTTAAAATTTGTGGTCGACTGGGTGCATGCTGTTGTGCATCCTGATAAAGACATGATATTTTCATTAGAGAATGTAGAACATGACTAA